One region of Lytechinus pictus isolate F3 Inbred chromosome 8, Lp3.0, whole genome shotgun sequence genomic DNA includes:
- the LOC135153110 gene encoding histone-lysine N-methyltransferase PRDM9-like, with amino-acid sequence MDPNYRESCREGYFTGGERDDTRQHQMPHFTHQLPYHSNLVSSLQQQAIVLEQSDVQRNREEFSGSHANPSMLRSIYSGSGSVLPSPNILLQSTNHFASSNNQHPQHPQHQHHQQQLNRLQPTTRPHFIPPSTTHLAGPNLAVDATVAQHIDPGIERPETSRDSLDATLNEPLELSTPRQHQDTSSKTLMKDKGVAPPKPPNPILQPKHLNLIPTPQPKSLLPPLRRRDRVQPRSGGQLPEFLAFKYLRNEKENIVGVVAKDNVDEDMEFGPYNGNFLDEEIGSTKESTWELCTGGKVFLYMDGKKKDQLIWMSYVQSARNEQEQNLEACQYYGQIYFRTTKCIEPGSELRVFYSKEYSESIGFKTALKDLDYHEEDDYFQCNSCESQFPTAKRMFRHMKFDHEQDSSDDLRPVITWKVKCKTECTKSEELPSSGFKDIETEPAEGSSQVYSPGQFICTICGKKFPTEGRLEAHSMFHEFSEEHTCIICGEKQRNSRALTKHMAKHETVVHKCRKCDKSYKCRNSLLRHNREAHVLGRKQEKGSLKDEQTHKEYNKDADTVWKKKKYRKTPKTEPNPGLPAEVPGETKVTNDSNPGTKAAPRKRVPKAKPTPEEPKDMLGKTVTYYNRPRPFKCRHCPRRYRSKTAVLEHEREVHENKGTYKCNLCPRVFVKESNFFQHYQSHEQNRLYRCSLCPRAFASDSALANHQGEHTGLKPFKCEICGKGFRIRKWVCAHKRRMHQTRELRFFCSFCNKGFTDKGPLQKHELRHKGIRPFVCMICGKGFGVKYVLEVHMQSVHAEEKKYECEVCGKKFSLNQHYVTHIFKHRAQGEDIPGLASAQEEQEN; translated from the exons GTTCAGGGTCAGTACTACCAAGCCCTAACATTCTCCTGCAATCAACCAACCACTTCGCATCATCCAACAACCAGCATCCTCAACACCCGCAACACCAGCATCACCAACAGCAACTCAACCGCCTGCAACCAACAACTCGGCCCCACTTCATTCCTCCCAGCACAACTCACCTAGCCGGCCCCAACCTTGCCGTTGATGCGACCGTCGCACAGCATATCGACCCTGGTATCGAGAGACCGGAGACTTCCCGAGACTCCCTCGATGCTACCTTGAACGAACCCTTGGAGTTGTCCACTCCCAGACAACACCAGGACACCTCGTCAAAGACTCTCATGAAAGACAAGGGTGTAGCCCCACCGAAGCCTCCCAACCCCATCCTCCAACCGAAGCATCTTAACCTCATTCCTACGCCCCAACCCAAAAGCCTCTTGCCACCTCTCCGGAGAAGGGACAGGGTTCAACCCAGGTCGGGCGGTCAGCTTCCAGAGTTCCTCGCCTTCAAGTATCTTCGTAACGAGAAGGAGAATATAGTTGGAGTTGTGGCCAAAGATAATGTTGATGAAGACATGGAGTTTGGACCGTACAATGGCAATTTCCTGGATGAAGAGATAGGGTCTACTAAAGAATCAACGTGGGAG cTCTGCACTGGGGGAAAAGTCTTCCTCTACATGGATGGTAAGAAGAAGGACCAACTAATCTGGATGTCCTACGTTCAGAGCGCTCGTAACGAACAGGAACAGAACCTAGAAGCGTGCCAATACTACGGACAGATCTACTTCAGAACTACAAAGTGCATTGAACCAGGAAGTGAACTTAGAGTGTTCTACAGTAAAGAGTATTCAGAGTCCATCGGGTTTAAGACCGCTCTCAAAGACTTAGATTATCACGAGG AAGATGACTATTTTCAGTGTAACTCCTGTGAGAGCCAATTCCCGACAGCCAAACGAATGTTCCGTCACATGAAGTTTGATCATGAACAAGACTCTAGTGATGACCTACGACCCGTGATTACATGGAAGGTCAAATGTAAGACAGAATGCACAAAGTCAGAGGAGTTACCTTCTTCAGGATTTAAGGATATTGAGACGGAACCCGCGGAGGGATCGTCACAGGTTTATTCCCCAGGTCAGTTCATCTGTACGATCTGTGGCAAGAAGTTTCCTACGGAAGGCCGTCTTGAAGCTCAttccatgtttcatgaattcAGTGAAGAGCACACGTGCATCATCTGCGGAGAGAAGCAACGCAACTCCAGGGCTCTCACCAAACATATGGCCAAGCACGAGACGGTCGTCCATAAGTGCCGCAAGTGTGACAAGTCGTACAAGTGCAGAAACAGCTTGCTCCGTCACAACCGGGAGGCCCATGTCCTGGGTCGGAAGCAGGAGAAGGGGAGTTTGAAAGACGAACAAACCCACAAGGAATACAACAAAGATGCAGATACTgtatggaagaagaagaaatacagGAAAACTCCAAAGACAGAACCCAATCCTGGTTTGCCAGCCGAGGTTCCGGGAGAGACTAAGGTTACCAATGACAGTAATCCAGGTACAAAGGCTGCTCCAAGAAAGAGAGTTCCAAAGGCTAAACCAACTCCTGAAGAACCTAAAGATATGCTGGGAAAGACAGTAACATACTACAATAGACCTAGACCTTTCAAGTGTAGGCATTGTCCACGGCGATACAGGTCCAAGACCGCAGTCTTGGAGCATGAGAGGGAAGTCCATGAAAACAAAGGAACTTATAAGTGTAACCTGTGCCCTCGTGTCTTCGTGAAAGAGAGCAATTTCTTTCAACACTACCAGAGTCACGAGCAGAACCGTCTCTACCGCTGTTCACTCTGTCCGCGTGCCTTTGCATCAGATAGTGCCCTCGCCAACCATCAAGGGGAACACACAGGCCTCAAACCGTTCAAATGCGAGATTTGCGGAAAGGGATTCCGGATCCGCAAGTGGGTGTGTGCTCATAAACGCAGGATGCATCAGACGAGAGAGCTGCGCTTCTTCTGCTCCTTCTGCAACAAAGGCTTCACGGACAAAGGTCCGCTCCAGAAGCACGAGCTACGTCATAAGGGTATCCGACCGTTTGTCTGTATGATATGTGGTAAGGGGTTTGGAGTGAAGTATGTTCTTGAGGTCCACATGCAGAGTGTACACGCCGAGGAGAAGAAGTATGAATGTGAAGTGTGCGGTAAGAAGTTTTCATTGAACCAACACTACGTGACTCATATATTTAAACATAGAGCACAAGGAGAAGATATTCCTGGATTAGCCTCAGCCCAGGAAGAGCAGGAGAATTGA